The Pirellulales bacterium DNA window TTTCCAAGGAGGCTTTCCAGCGGTTGTTGGCGCAGCGCGGGATCGCCATGAATGAAAGCCCAGCCGCGAACCTGGCCTTGATCAGCGCGGTGCGCAGTGCGTCGACCGGCAAGATCGCTTTCGGCAATCCAACGAGTACGACGGCCGTCGAACAACATGCCGGCCAAGTCGAACAAGGCGAACAAGCCACACAAACCGCCAAATCGATCGACCTGGCTACTGCCGAGAAAGAGCCATCTCTAGATGCCGCCGAGAGTCCTTCGCCCGGGCCGCAGCCGACTGCAACGGTTGCAAAATCGCCGGCACCGGGCGGAGCAGCGCCGCCCACTGCGCTTGGCGTTGCCCGTGCGCCGCGGCCTGCGGCAACGCGATTGGATCCGGCTCGGTCGGATACGGCGAATTCGGCGGTAGCATCGTCGAAAGGCGCGCCGGTGGAGGCATCGAGTTCCGGCGTTGTTATTGGGCCATCGACCATCAATGCTGGCAGCATGCCAAATTTTGCGCCGCCGGGGCCGGCTGCGGGCCAAGGCTCGCTCGAAGTCGTCTATGTCGTCGGCACGCGCGACCAAGTGCTGGGGCTAATCGACGACCTGCACGCCCGCCCGGCCCAATATCGGCGGATGGCGCTGGCTGCCGTCGTGCCGACTCCCTCCAACAAAGAGCGCGGCGCCAAGGCCGGCCTGGAACCGGCACGGCGCGCGTCGAACGAGGCTTCGCCTCCGGCGGCAATCGCACCGGCCCCAATTGCAGCACCGTTTGGCGCGGCGAACAATCCGCCCGATGCCGGAGCAGGGAAATCTTCAGCCGATGCGGCTCAGTCAGCAGCGAAACCTGGCGCAAATAGCGATGCGAATTCTTTGCCCGCCGCCGAGCAAAATGCCGCTGCGTCGTCGGGCGGTGCGGCGAAGGCAGTCAGATCCAGTCCCGCAAGCTCGTCGATCGCCGATTCCGAATCCACGGCGGACTTGGCCGAGCAGCCGAATGGGCTGGGTTGGGCCGCGCGCATGAACCTGCCGCCGGAAACTGAAGGATTCTTGCAGCGGGCGCTGGCCGAGCGGGAGAATCTGTCGCTCCGCCAGAATCGCCAACCAAAGCCACAGGCGCGCCAAGCGCCGGCAGCGGGCACATACGGCGCTGCTGCAAATGGTTCTTTGGAAAAGGACCAACGGGCCGACAATGCAAAGAGCGTCGCCGCAAAAAGCGAGGCCGCAAACGGCGACGCCAAGTTTGGGCTGAAAGACTTGCGATTGGAAACAGCGGCCGTTCATGAAGATCGCGGCGACGAACAAACGCAAGCCGTGTTCGTCTTCCGGGTGCTTCCGCCCGTCGCGCTTTCAACGCCGGTGGTCCCGACTGCGGCGTCGCCCGCAGCGCCGCCCGCGGCAACTTCGCCAAGCGGTGTTCCAACTCCGGCAGCAACCCCTGCGGGCGTTGCGCCTGCGGCGCCACCGGAAAAGGCTGGCAAATAGCCGCCAGCCTTGTTGGACGGAATTGCCTGTGTGAAAGCGGCCAAAAATGCGCCGTCAAAACTTGGTGATCAATAGAAGGCGCCCCGCGCCCGAGGGTAACCGGGGGATCAGCCGCCAGATGGTCTATGCCGACGGATCGCGCGTCGGCGGCATAGGATGCAGGCGGCGGATGTTCCGGACACCAATCGAGCGCAGGGCGCGCGGGGGTCCCAGCGGGCCAATTCCGGCCCGGATTATTTTAGGGTGATTCGCGGATCGTCTGGTTTCTCGCAGAGCAATGGTTGATTAAAAGCGGCCGAAGGAGATCCCTTCGCAACGGCCTCACGTTTCGAGCGATTCCCGTTGCCGTATGCAGGCCGCCGAAGCATTCCCTTCCAGCGTCGCCGGCCAGCAAGCGTCGCTTTTCATAAAGCGTCGCTTTTCATAAAGCTTGGCTGCCGGAGCATCGTAGCAAGCGTTTGCCCCGATTCTTACGAGCCGGGTGTGTGGAATTTGTTTACTCAACTCCGAAAATCGTGGTCCGAAAGTTTCGCTGACATACTCTCTATCCGGATGCCCCATCGATTACGGTCGCCCATTTTGCAAACGTGGTGCCAACGTTGGACAGAATTGTTGTTTATCGCCTAGCAAATTGACGTAACCTATTGTCAATAAAAGGCTAGAGTGTTTGCGCGATGGAGCGAATTATCGGCCAGAAGAGCCTGTAAAAACGGGCAATGCCTCATTCATTTGCGGGCACTGCCCGGTTCGTTAGCGGCCTTCGACGTCGGTAGAACTCGCTTGAGAACGGAGGCCCAATCGCATCAAGTGAAAGATTGCCTCGCTCGCCAGAGGGAGCTGGTCGAGCTGGATCCACTCGTCTGCCGTATGTGCCTGGGCGATCGAACCTGGGCCGAACACGACCGTCGGCACGCCCGCCGCCGAGATGATCGCGGCATTGGTTCCGAACGGAACGCCGATCCGTTCGCCCCCGGCGATCGCGCCGCGCAAAATCGACGATAACCTGCCGGCCAACGCTCCATTGGCCGCATCCGAAAGCCCGCTGCTGTGCATCAGCGGTTCTTCATGCTCGATCAGGGCTGCGCCTGCACGAGCGTCACGGTCAGGCTCGGAATTGGCCGTCGCTTGGCGCCTCGCCCGCAGGCCGGCCGACACGTAGTCGACCGTCCGTTGCCATGCTGCCCGCGGGTCGTCGCCCGGCAACAAGCGATGGTCGATTTCGATGGTGCAGCGATCGGGCACGGTATTGACACCGCTGCCGCCGGCAATCGTGCCAACGCTCAACGTCCGTCGGCCGCATAGCGGATGCTCGCCGAGCGTCGGCAGCACTTCCTGGCTGTATCGCTCCAAAAGCGACACAACGGGAGCCATGCGATAGATGGCGTTGTCGCCCAGGCCGGGATTCGAGCTGTGCGCGGCCCGGCCGTGAGCATGGCAACGCCAACGGATCATTCCCTTGTGGGCCACGACGATCTTGAGTTCTGTCGGCTCTGCGACGACGGCCGCATCGGGGCGTCGCGGGAGGAACTTTAAGACTGCTGGCGGAATCGGTTTTGCGCCAGGCTGGGGGGCCGCTTGTGAGCTTGTGTCTGACCAGATGCGGCACACGCCCTTCGCCCCGCTGAAGCCGTGTTCTTCATTCACGGTGCATGCCAACACAACGGTGGGCCGCGGACCGGCGGCGCTGCTGCGTCCGCTTGCCCGTTCTTCTGCAAGCCGGACCAGCGCGCCGAGCATAACGGCGAGGCCCCCTTTCACGTCGCACGAACCCCGCCCATAGAGCCGGCCATCGCGAACCGTGGGCGTCCAAGGCGGAATCGTCATGCCCTCGACGCCGACCGTGTCTTGATGCACGTCGAAAAGCAGCAGCTCGCCGCCGGCCCCGGGGGGCACGTCGCCGAAGACGCAAGACAAGAGGTTGTCCTGTAGCGGCGCGATCGGCTGCCGGCAGTGCGGTATCTGAAATCGGGCAAGCAGTTTTTCGACGTAGTCGGTGACGCGCCATTCGAAGAATTCCGGGGCGGCAACATTTCGCCCCATCGGATTCACGCTCGCCAAGGCCACCAAATCGCTGAGCGTCGTGTTTAAATCGAGTGGCATGGCTTGCTTTCGAGGTGCAATCTCGGGTCGGGAGAGGCCATCCGGCGTTGAGGACCTCCCTCGCCGGCGCGGCAGGCTAGTATCGACCCTTCGCTAACGCCGGCGGCCAATTTCGCTGCGGGAAAAAATCGAGTGTTGAATCGCTCGCTTTCGCTTGCCTCCCCTACCTATAATGTTCATGGAGAGATTGGCGCTGCTCGGCGGCCGGGCGGGGGATGAAAGTAAGGAAATTTTTTCCAGACCCCTAACGCGTGGTATTGCTATTTGAGCTCGATCTGCGAATACTAAAACACGGAACGAGGGTTCGCCCTCGCTTCCTACCCTTCGTAGGTTCCTGCCCCACCTGCGAAGGGTTCTTTTTTGCGCCCGCGGCAAATTAATGCTGCCGGAATCCCGCCTGGGCTTAGCCCCGATTATTCATAGTGCCAGGAATTCGCGATACGCTGTGAAGTAGTAGTCGGGGGGCGTTTGTGAGCGTAAGCCTCGGTGGCTCGCCTCGCTTACGCTTCGGGCTAGCGTGGCACCATGAAAAATCCGGCTTGAGTTGCTGATCGCACACCGTGCCGCTGCTGGATTCTAAAGACCGTCGCGCGGAAATGAAACCACGCCACGGTGCAAATGCCCGAACCGCGGTCGAAAAAAGATTCTCAGCATCGCTTGGCTTTCCGATCCGCGGGCGCTTGACGGTAAAGCGCGAGGGCATTAGGATTTTCGCGGTTGGCGATATGTCTCGACGGGAGGTCGAGATTTTTTCCGCTGTGAGTTTGTGAGAATATTCACAAAGTAGGTGTTCTTGGCGGCTTCGGTGCCGCTTCCATTGGCTCCGCGACCCGGGAGCCGGCGATTCGGAGGATCGCCTCGCGTGTCACGCGATTCGTGGCTCTTTCCTACCTGAACCTTTCGATCGACGGTTTATGGTCAGCCTGTTTTTGCCCGTGCTGTTGTTCGTGGTTCTGGCTGCCGGGCTGTCGTTGGCGCTGGTCGTGGCAGGGCGGGTGATTGGCCCGCACCGCGATTCGGCCGTCAAGCGAATGCCGTATGAAAGCGGCATGGATCCGATTCACGATT harbors:
- a CDS encoding M20 family metallopeptidase, giving the protein MPLDLNTTLSDLVALASVNPMGRNVAAPEFFEWRVTDYVEKLLARFQIPHCRQPIAPLQDNLLSCVFGDVPPGAGGELLLFDVHQDTVGVEGMTIPPWTPTVRDGRLYGRGSCDVKGGLAVMLGALVRLAEERASGRSSAAGPRPTVVLACTVNEEHGFSGAKGVCRIWSDTSSQAAPQPGAKPIPPAVLKFLPRRPDAAVVAEPTELKIVVAHKGMIRWRCHAHGRAAHSSNPGLGDNAIYRMAPVVSLLERYSQEVLPTLGEHPLCGRRTLSVGTIAGGSGVNTVPDRCTIEIDHRLLPGDDPRAAWQRTVDYVSAGLRARRQATANSEPDRDARAGAALIEHEEPLMHSSGLSDAANGALAGRLSSILRGAIAGGERIGVPFGTNAAIISAAGVPTVVFGPGSIAQAHTADEWIQLDQLPLASEAIFHLMRLGLRSQASSTDVEGR